One Caldisericota bacterium genomic window, TTAACAGCTGCTCTTTGTATTCTTCGGGCGAGTCCCATCCATATATGCAGGAGACTGATGCTACTACAATCACGTCTTTTCGTTCTAGCAGGGCTCTTACTGTTGCATGTCTTAGCCTCGCTATATCTTCATTTATGTCTGCCGTTTTATCGATATACAGGTCGAATTGTGGTATGTATGCTTCAGGCCGATAAAAATCGTAGTAGCTTACAAAATAGTGCACTGCATTTTCAGGGAAGAATCGCTTAAACTCTGCGTATAGTTGTGCTGCTAATGTTTTATTGTGAGACAGAACCAGTGTGGGTTTTTGTATCTTTTCGATTACATTTGCCATTGTAAATGTTTTGCCTGACCCTGTGACTCCGAGTAGTGTTTGAAACTTATAACCTTTTTTTATGCCATCGATAAGTTTTTCTATAGCTTCTGGTTGATCACCCGTGGGCTTAAAGTCTGAAACGAGCTTAAATTTGTTTTCCATATTTTAGTTTTAATTTTACAGGAATATCTGCGTAAAATTTTGCACTTTCACATAGCTTTTTGATGTATTGTATCTCTCTCTCGTCGATTTTGAGTTCTTTCGCTATTTCTTTTTCGTGCAATTTATTTTCAAGGCATAAAAGGATTTGATCGACTTTTTTATATGGCAAACCTATCGCTAATTCATCTGTAATACCTGGTATAATATCTGGAGATGGTGGTTTGTTTAAAATTTGCTCCGGTACGCCCATATATTTTGCTAATTCTATCACTTCGGTTTTATACAAATCTCCAAGAGGCATTATATCTCCGACTTCGCCGTATCTTATGCAATGGCCAATGCTTAATTCTGTTTTATTGCTTGTGTCTATTACTATTTTGTTTTCTAAATTAGCGTACACATATAGAACGACAGTTATAAAGCGGGCTTTTGTTTCATAATATGCAATATCTTTCCTGTATTGCTCATTACCTTTTCCTGAAATATGATTCAGATATGCTTGTTTCTCTTTGTTAATTTCATTAAAACGTTTTTTTGCATACTTTACTTTTGCGTTTTCAGGAACGAAAAAGCCCAAAACCGACTGAAGGTTATAAACACCAAGGTTGAGCAGCGAGGCGGTAATATTCTTTTTTTTAAGTGGCACGCCTATAAAATCGGCAATGATCTGTGCATTAATTTTATTTGCTTTAGGTGTATCTCTTTCAGATATGTGTACGAGAGTGAGGTTGTCTTTTCCGATTGCTTCTTTTGCAACTGCTGCAATAACTGCACTGTCAATACCTCCGCTTATCCCAATTACTGCACCCTCTTTTTTAAGTTTGCCGGCGTATTGAGCAATAAAATCAACAATTTGCTGAACTATTTCCTTTC contains:
- the nadE gene encoding NAD(+) synthase — protein: MKEFKLIGKEIVQQIVDFIAQYAGKLKKEGAVIGISGGIDSAVIAAVAKEAIGKDNLTLVHISERDTPKANKINAQIIADFIGVPLKKKNITASLLNLGVYNLQSVLGFFVPENAKVKYAKKRFNEINKEKQAYLNHISGKGNEQYRKDIAYYETKARFITVVLYVYANLENKIVIDTSNKTELSIGHCIRYGEVGDIMPLGDLYKTEVIELAKYMGVPEQILNKPPSPDIIPGITDELAIGLPYKKVDQILLCLENKLHEKEIAKELKIDEREIQYIKKLCESAKFYADIPVKLKLKYGKQI